In the Candidatus Delongbacteria bacterium genome, one interval contains:
- a CDS encoding response regulator, whose translation MKKILIVEDNEKNMYLAKFLLEKAGYIIIEARDGEDAVLKTLENNPDLILMDMQLPKKDGYEASIEIHSFPNHRGTKIIALTAYAMKGDKEKAYASGCFGYIEKPIDPLNFVDQVKNYLDEAL comes from the coding sequence ATGAAAAAAATACTTATTGTAGAAGACAATGAAAAAAACATGTATTTAGCAAAATTTCTTTTGGAAAAAGCTGGATATATAATTATCGAAGCCAGAGATGGTGAAGATGCTGTTCTGAAAACTCTGGAAAATAATCCTGATTTAATTTTAATGGATATGCAATTACCAAAAAAAGATGGGTACGAAGCCAGTATCGAGATTCATTCCTTTCCAAATCATAGAGGAACTAAGATAATTGCACTAACAGCCTATGCAATGAAGGGTGACAAAGAAAAGGCATATGCTTCAGGATGTTTTGGGTATATAGAAAAACCTATAGATCCGCTAAATTTTGTTGATCAAGTGAAGAACTATCTTGATGAAGCATTATAA
- a CDS encoding response regulator produces MKILIVDDKYENRYMLEVLLKAQGYTTISAENGKEALDKLNSNIIDLIISDILMPVMDGFQLCRICKDDLNLKNIPFVIFTATYVDEKDEIFGYEIGADLFIRKPIDPQSFTNKIKELFDKYFNNNLELRKPLNRSDEETFKLYSERLVNKLEKKMLDLEVSEARYASLVNDVLDTTQVGLFILDKNFKVVWMNKAMELYFDVDREQMIDIDIRVLVVEKFKLIMEEPEEFSRIILKSYNENSIINDFECHVLPSKNREERWLRHLSKPIVSGHFKGGRIEHYYDVSTINEMISKLAQSEKKANTFLEVSADGILTVDTITKKFHFANNAICQMFGYSKEEFLRMTIDDIHPKDSERIIKSEFEEQKSGVKTLARSIPCLRKDGTIFYADINSNLTIVDDKEYLIGFFRDVTEILIAEEEKQKLQEKLQQAQRMEAIGNLAGGIAHDFNNILSAIIGFSQLALKQLPVRENPVRSDLEKILMAGERARNLVKQILSLSRHHQEEVKSTLIQPVLKEVLKLLSATLPATIEIKQNINNDIGPIMADATQIYQVIINLCTNASHAMQDSGGVLDIILESVDLDNNFLSQYPGIREGRFAKLSIKDTGCGISQDVISHIFEPYFTTKANGEGTGLGLAVTYGIIQKYGGLITVESELDKGSQFTIYFPSIDDRDKKEKIDSIPIQGGNENILFVDDEIVIAEMAKRMLENLGYFVQTFSNPVKALEIFNNNPNFFNLVITDMTMPHMTGDVLAEKLISIRDDIPIILCTGFTKQMNWDRAKIIGIKGSIMKPFKIDELAAIIRIVLDDN; encoded by the coding sequence ATGAAAATTTTAATAGTTGACGATAAGTATGAGAATCGTTATATGCTTGAAGTTCTTCTCAAAGCACAAGGCTATACAACAATTTCAGCAGAGAATGGTAAAGAAGCTCTCGATAAATTGAATTCAAATATAATTGATTTAATCATTTCGGATATTCTTATGCCTGTTATGGATGGGTTTCAGCTTTGTAGAATCTGTAAAGATGATTTAAATTTAAAAAATATTCCATTTGTTATTTTTACAGCTACATATGTTGATGAAAAAGATGAGATTTTTGGCTATGAGATTGGAGCGGACTTATTTATTCGAAAACCGATAGATCCTCAATCATTTACAAATAAGATTAAAGAACTATTTGATAAGTATTTCAATAATAACTTAGAACTTCGAAAACCATTAAATCGTAGTGATGAAGAGACTTTTAAACTCTATAGTGAAAGACTTGTAAATAAACTTGAAAAGAAGATGCTGGATCTTGAAGTTAGTGAAGCAAGATATGCGTCACTTGTCAACGATGTTCTGGATACTACTCAAGTAGGACTTTTTATACTTGATAAGAATTTTAAAGTTGTTTGGATGAATAAAGCAATGGAGTTATACTTCGATGTTGATAGAGAGCAAATGATAGATATTGACATAAGAGTTTTAGTAGTAGAAAAATTTAAGCTTATAATGGAAGAACCTGAAGAGTTTTCAAGAATAATACTCAAATCTTACAATGAAAATAGTATAATAAATGATTTTGAATGTCACGTACTACCATCTAAAAATAGAGAAGAGCGTTGGTTAAGGCATCTTAGCAAACCAATTGTTTCTGGACATTTCAAAGGTGGAAGAATAGAGCACTATTATGATGTTTCAACAATCAATGAAATGATTTCTAAATTAGCTCAATCAGAAAAAAAGGCGAACACTTTTTTAGAAGTTTCAGCCGATGGAATATTAACAGTTGATACTATAACTAAAAAGTTTCACTTTGCAAACAATGCTATTTGTCAGATGTTTGGTTATTCAAAAGAAGAGTTTTTGAGAATGACTATAGATGATATTCATCCTAAAGACTCAGAAAGAATAATAAAATCAGAATTCGAAGAACAGAAATCAGGTGTAAAAACATTAGCCAGAAGTATTCCTTGTCTAAGGAAAGATGGTACAATTTTTTATGCTGATATAAACTCAAATTTGACAATTGTTGATGATAAAGAATACTTGATTGGTTTTTTTCGTGACGTAACAGAAATACTAATAGCGGAAGAAGAAAAACAAAAATTACAGGAAAAATTACAGCAAGCTCAAAGGATGGAAGCTATCGGAAATCTTGCAGGTGGAATTGCACATGATTTCAATAATATTCTGTCGGCAATTATTGGATTTTCACAATTAGCTCTAAAACAATTACCAGTAAGAGAAAATCCTGTTCGATCTGATTTAGAAAAAATTTTAATGGCTGGAGAAAGAGCTCGGAACCTTGTAAAACAAATTCTTAGTTTAAGTAGGCATCATCAGGAAGAAGTAAAGTCAACACTGATTCAACCTGTCTTAAAAGAAGTATTAAAATTACTTTCTGCTACTTTACCTGCTACAATAGAAATTAAACAAAATATAAATAATGATATTGGTCCAATTATGGCTGATGCAACCCAGATTTATCAAGTTATTATAAACTTATGTACCAATGCAAGTCATGCTATGCAAGATTCTGGTGGTGTTCTCGACATAATTCTTGAAAGTGTTGATCTTGATAATAATTTTCTGTCCCAATATCCTGGTATCAGAGAAGGACGCTTTGCAAAACTTTCAATAAAAGATACGGGATGTGGAATTTCTCAAGATGTAATTAGTCATATTTTTGAACCTTATTTCACTACTAAAGCAAATGGTGAAGGAACTGGTCTTGGATTGGCGGTAACCTATGGGATTATACAAAAATATGGAGGTTTGATTACTGTAGAAAGTGAACTTGATAAGGGTAGTCAATTTACTATTTATTTTCCATCAATAGATGATCGTGATAAAAAAGAGAAGATAGATTCGATTCCTATCCAAGGTGGTAATGAAAATATTCTATTCGTTGATGATGAAATAGTAATAGCTGAAATGGCTAAAAGGATGTTGGAAAATCTAGGTTATTTTGTGCAAACCTTTTCTAATCCGGTTAAAGCTTTAGAAATATTCAATAATAATCCCAATTTTTTTAATCTTGTTATAACTGATATGACGATGCCACATATGACAGGTGATGTTCTAGCTGAAAAACTCATCAGTATACGTGATGATATCCCAATAATTTTATGTACTGGTTTTACTAAGCAAATGAATTGGGACAGAGCAAAAATTATTGGTATTAAAGGTTCGATTATGAAGCCATTCAAAATTGATGAGCTAGCAGCAATTATTAGAATAGTTCTTGATGATAATTAG